A single region of the Mus caroli chromosome 16, CAROLI_EIJ_v1.1, whole genome shotgun sequence genome encodes:
- the Ntan1 gene encoding protein N-terminal asparagine amidohydrolase isoform X2: MARGGAKRSGAGRGGGRLTWPGGGLDDATAGGRPARPSATVGCGAGPGAPASGGSVSILGSDDATTCHIVVLRHTGNGATCLTHCDGSDTKAEVPLIMSSIKSFSEPAECGRLEVHLVGGFSDDRQLSQKLTHQLLSEFDKQDDDIHLVTLCVTELNDREENENHFPIIYGIAVNIKTAEIYRASFQDRGPEEQLRAARALAGGPMISIYDAKTEQLRIGPCSWTPFPHVDFWLQQDDKQILESLSTSPLAEPPHFVEHIRSTLMFLKKFPSPENILFPGNKALLYKKNKDGLWEKISPGS, from the exons ATGGCCCGAGGCGGGGCGAAGCGaagcggggcggggcggggcggtgGCCGCCTAACTTGGCCTGGCGGCGGCCTAGACGATGCCACTGCTGGTGGACGGCCGGCGCGTCCGTCTGCCACGGTCGGCTGTGGAGCTGGTCCGGGCGCACCCGCCTCTGGAG GCTCCGTCTCcattctgggttctgatgatgctaccACTTGTCACATTGTAGTCCTGAGACATACAG GAAATGGGGCAACCTGCCTGACACATTGTGATGGATCTGACACCAAAGCTGAAGTCCCCTTGATAATGAGCTCCATAAAATCCTTCTCTGAACCTGCTGAGTGTGGAAG GCTGGAAGTACATCTTGTGGGAGGCTTCAGTGATGACAGGCAGCTGTCACAGAAACTTACTCATCAGCTTCTTA GTGAATTTGACAAACAGGATGATGACATTCACTTAGTGACATTATGTGTAACAG AGTTAAATGAccgggaagaaaatgaaaatcacttTCCAATTATTTATGGCATCG CTGTCAACATTAAAACTGCAGAGATTTACAGAGCTTCCTTTCAAGATCGTGGCCCAGAGGAGCAACTGCGTGCTGCAAGAGCTTTAGCAGGAGGCCCA ATGATTAGCATTTATGATGCAAAGACAGAACAACTTCGAATAGGCCCGTGTTCCTGGACGCCATTCCCACATGTGGATTTCTGGTTGCAGCAAGATGACAAGCAAATCCTAGAG AGCCTTTCCACGTCTCCTCTGGCTGAGCCCCCCCACTTTGTTGAACATATTAGATCTAccttgatgtttttaaaaaaattcccatCTCCAGAGAATATACTCTTTCCTGGAAATAAAGCTCTCCtctacaaaaaaaataaagatggcttGTGGGAAAAGATCTCTCCAGGGAGCTGA
- the Ntan1 gene encoding protein N-terminal asparagine amidohydrolase isoform X6, protein MARGGAKRSGAGRGGGRLTWPGGGLDDATAGGRPARPSATVGCGAGPGAPASGGSVSILGSDDATTCHIVVLRHTGNGATCLTHCDGSDTKAEVPLIMSSIKSFSEPAECGRLEVHLVGGFSDDRQLSQKLTHQLLSEFDKQDDDIHLVTLCVTELNDREENENHFPIIYGIAVNIKTAEIYRASFQDRGPEEQLRAARALAGGPSLSTSPLAEPPHFVEHIRSTLMFLKKFPSPENILFPGNKALLYKKNKDGLWEKISPGS, encoded by the exons ATGGCCCGAGGCGGGGCGAAGCGaagcggggcggggcggggcggtgGCCGCCTAACTTGGCCTGGCGGCGGCCTAGACGATGCCACTGCTGGTGGACGGCCGGCGCGTCCGTCTGCCACGGTCGGCTGTGGAGCTGGTCCGGGCGCACCCGCCTCTGGAG GCTCCGTCTCcattctgggttctgatgatgctaccACTTGTCACATTGTAGTCCTGAGACATACAG GAAATGGGGCAACCTGCCTGACACATTGTGATGGATCTGACACCAAAGCTGAAGTCCCCTTGATAATGAGCTCCATAAAATCCTTCTCTGAACCTGCTGAGTGTGGAAG GCTGGAAGTACATCTTGTGGGAGGCTTCAGTGATGACAGGCAGCTGTCACAGAAACTTACTCATCAGCTTCTTA GTGAATTTGACAAACAGGATGATGACATTCACTTAGTGACATTATGTGTAACAG AGTTAAATGAccgggaagaaaatgaaaatcacttTCCAATTATTTATGGCATCG CTGTCAACATTAAAACTGCAGAGATTTACAGAGCTTCCTTTCAAGATCGTGGCCCAGAGGAGCAACTGCGTGCTGCAAGAGCTTTAGCAGGAGGCCCA AGCCTTTCCACGTCTCCTCTGGCTGAGCCCCCCCACTTTGTTGAACATATTAGATCTAccttgatgtttttaaaaaaattcccatCTCCAGAGAATATACTCTTTCCTGGAAATAAAGCTCTCCtctacaaaaaaaataaagatggcttGTGGGAAAAGATCTCTCCAGGGAGCTGA
- the Ntan1 gene encoding protein N-terminal asparagine amidohydrolase isoform X4 encodes MARGGAKRSGAGRGGGRLTWPGGGLDDATAGGRPARPSATVGCGAGPGAPASGGNGATCLTHCDGSDTKAEVPLIMSSIKSFSEPAECGRLEVHLVGGFSDDRQLSQKLTHQLLSEFDKQDDDIHLVTLCVTELNDREENENHFPIIYGIAVNIKTAEIYRASFQDRGPEEQLRAARALAGGPMISIYDAKTEQLRIGPCSWTPFPHVDFWLQQDDKQILESLSTSPLAEPPHFVEHIRSTLMFLKKFPSPENILFPGNKALLYKKNKDGLWEKISPGS; translated from the exons ATGGCCCGAGGCGGGGCGAAGCGaagcggggcggggcggggcggtgGCCGCCTAACTTGGCCTGGCGGCGGCCTAGACGATGCCACTGCTGGTGGACGGCCGGCGCGTCCGTCTGCCACGGTCGGCTGTGGAGCTGGTCCGGGCGCACCCGCCTCTGGAG GAAATGGGGCAACCTGCCTGACACATTGTGATGGATCTGACACCAAAGCTGAAGTCCCCTTGATAATGAGCTCCATAAAATCCTTCTCTGAACCTGCTGAGTGTGGAAG GCTGGAAGTACATCTTGTGGGAGGCTTCAGTGATGACAGGCAGCTGTCACAGAAACTTACTCATCAGCTTCTTA GTGAATTTGACAAACAGGATGATGACATTCACTTAGTGACATTATGTGTAACAG AGTTAAATGAccgggaagaaaatgaaaatcacttTCCAATTATTTATGGCATCG CTGTCAACATTAAAACTGCAGAGATTTACAGAGCTTCCTTTCAAGATCGTGGCCCAGAGGAGCAACTGCGTGCTGCAAGAGCTTTAGCAGGAGGCCCA ATGATTAGCATTTATGATGCAAAGACAGAACAACTTCGAATAGGCCCGTGTTCCTGGACGCCATTCCCACATGTGGATTTCTGGTTGCAGCAAGATGACAAGCAAATCCTAGAG AGCCTTTCCACGTCTCCTCTGGCTGAGCCCCCCCACTTTGTTGAACATATTAGATCTAccttgatgtttttaaaaaaattcccatCTCCAGAGAATATACTCTTTCCTGGAAATAAAGCTCTCCtctacaaaaaaaataaagatggcttGTGGGAAAAGATCTCTCCAGGGAGCTGA
- the Ntan1 gene encoding protein N-terminal asparagine amidohydrolase isoform X7 has product MARGGAKRSGAGRGGGRLTWPGGGLDDATAGGRPARPSATVGCGAGPGAPASGGNGATCLTHCDGSDTKAEVPLIMSSIKSFSEPAECGRLEVHLVGGFSDDRQLSQKLTHQLLSEFDKQDDDIHLVTLCVTELNDREENENHFPIIYGIAVNIKTAEIYRASFQDRGPEEQLRAARALAGGPSLSTSPLAEPPHFVEHIRSTLMFLKKFPSPENILFPGNKALLYKKNKDGLWEKISPGS; this is encoded by the exons ATGGCCCGAGGCGGGGCGAAGCGaagcggggcggggcggggcggtgGCCGCCTAACTTGGCCTGGCGGCGGCCTAGACGATGCCACTGCTGGTGGACGGCCGGCGCGTCCGTCTGCCACGGTCGGCTGTGGAGCTGGTCCGGGCGCACCCGCCTCTGGAG GAAATGGGGCAACCTGCCTGACACATTGTGATGGATCTGACACCAAAGCTGAAGTCCCCTTGATAATGAGCTCCATAAAATCCTTCTCTGAACCTGCTGAGTGTGGAAG GCTGGAAGTACATCTTGTGGGAGGCTTCAGTGATGACAGGCAGCTGTCACAGAAACTTACTCATCAGCTTCTTA GTGAATTTGACAAACAGGATGATGACATTCACTTAGTGACATTATGTGTAACAG AGTTAAATGAccgggaagaaaatgaaaatcacttTCCAATTATTTATGGCATCG CTGTCAACATTAAAACTGCAGAGATTTACAGAGCTTCCTTTCAAGATCGTGGCCCAGAGGAGCAACTGCGTGCTGCAAGAGCTTTAGCAGGAGGCCCA AGCCTTTCCACGTCTCCTCTGGCTGAGCCCCCCCACTTTGTTGAACATATTAGATCTAccttgatgtttttaaaaaaattcccatCTCCAGAGAATATACTCTTTCCTGGAAATAAAGCTCTCCtctacaaaaaaaataaagatggcttGTGGGAAAAGATCTCTCCAGGGAGCTGA
- the Ntan1 gene encoding protein N-terminal asparagine amidohydrolase isoform X5 — translation MPLLVDGRRVRLPRSAVELVRAHPPLEERARLLRGQSVQQVGPQGLLYVQQRELAVTSPKDGSVSILGSDDATTCHIVVLRHTGNGATCLTHCDGSDTKAEVPLIMSSIKSFSEPAECGRLEVHLVGGFSDDRQLSQKLTHQLLSEFDKQDDDIHLVTLCVTELNDREENENHFPIIYGIAVNIKTAEIYRASFQDRGPEEQLRAARALAGGPSLSTSPLAEPPHFVEHIRSTLMFLKKFPSPENILFPGNKALLYKKNKDGLWEKISPGS, via the exons ATGCCACTGCTGGTGGACGGCCGGCGCGTCCGTCTGCCACGGTCGGCTGTGGAGCTGGTCCGGGCGCACCCGCCTCTGGAG GAAAGAGCCAGACTTCTCAGAGGTCAGTCTGTTCAACAAGTGGGACCCCAGGGCCTTCTGTATGTTCAGCAAAGAGAGCTTGCAGTGACCTCCCCAAAGGATG GCTCCGTCTCcattctgggttctgatgatgctaccACTTGTCACATTGTAGTCCTGAGACATACAG GAAATGGGGCAACCTGCCTGACACATTGTGATGGATCTGACACCAAAGCTGAAGTCCCCTTGATAATGAGCTCCATAAAATCCTTCTCTGAACCTGCTGAGTGTGGAAG GCTGGAAGTACATCTTGTGGGAGGCTTCAGTGATGACAGGCAGCTGTCACAGAAACTTACTCATCAGCTTCTTA GTGAATTTGACAAACAGGATGATGACATTCACTTAGTGACATTATGTGTAACAG AGTTAAATGAccgggaagaaaatgaaaatcacttTCCAATTATTTATGGCATCG CTGTCAACATTAAAACTGCAGAGATTTACAGAGCTTCCTTTCAAGATCGTGGCCCAGAGGAGCAACTGCGTGCTGCAAGAGCTTTAGCAGGAGGCCCA AGCCTTTCCACGTCTCCTCTGGCTGAGCCCCCCCACTTTGTTGAACATATTAGATCTAccttgatgtttttaaaaaaattcccatCTCCAGAGAATATACTCTTTCCTGGAAATAAAGCTCTCCtctacaaaaaaaataaagatggcttGTGGGAAAAGATCTCTCCAGGGAGCTGA
- the Ntan1 gene encoding protein N-terminal asparagine amidohydrolase isoform X3, whose protein sequence is MPLLVDGRRVRLPRSAVELVRAHPPLEERARLLRGSVSILGSDDATTCHIVVLRHTGNGATCLTHCDGSDTKAEVPLIMSSIKSFSEPAECGRLEVHLVGGFSDDRQLSQKLTHQLLSEFDKQDDDIHLVTLCVTELNDREENENHFPIIYGIAVNIKTAEIYRASFQDRGPEEQLRAARALAGGPMISIYDAKTEQLRIGPCSWTPFPHVDFWLQQDDKQILESLSTSPLAEPPHFVEHIRSTLMFLKKFPSPENILFPGNKALLYKKNKDGLWEKISPGS, encoded by the exons ATGCCACTGCTGGTGGACGGCCGGCGCGTCCGTCTGCCACGGTCGGCTGTGGAGCTGGTCCGGGCGCACCCGCCTCTGGAG GAAAGAGCCAGACTTCTCAGAG GCTCCGTCTCcattctgggttctgatgatgctaccACTTGTCACATTGTAGTCCTGAGACATACAG GAAATGGGGCAACCTGCCTGACACATTGTGATGGATCTGACACCAAAGCTGAAGTCCCCTTGATAATGAGCTCCATAAAATCCTTCTCTGAACCTGCTGAGTGTGGAAG GCTGGAAGTACATCTTGTGGGAGGCTTCAGTGATGACAGGCAGCTGTCACAGAAACTTACTCATCAGCTTCTTA GTGAATTTGACAAACAGGATGATGACATTCACTTAGTGACATTATGTGTAACAG AGTTAAATGAccgggaagaaaatgaaaatcacttTCCAATTATTTATGGCATCG CTGTCAACATTAAAACTGCAGAGATTTACAGAGCTTCCTTTCAAGATCGTGGCCCAGAGGAGCAACTGCGTGCTGCAAGAGCTTTAGCAGGAGGCCCA ATGATTAGCATTTATGATGCAAAGACAGAACAACTTCGAATAGGCCCGTGTTCCTGGACGCCATTCCCACATGTGGATTTCTGGTTGCAGCAAGATGACAAGCAAATCCTAGAG AGCCTTTCCACGTCTCCTCTGGCTGAGCCCCCCCACTTTGTTGAACATATTAGATCTAccttgatgtttttaaaaaaattcccatCTCCAGAGAATATACTCTTTCCTGGAAATAAAGCTCTCCtctacaaaaaaaataaagatggcttGTGGGAAAAGATCTCTCCAGGGAGCTGA
- the Ntan1 gene encoding protein N-terminal asparagine amidohydrolase isoform X1 → MPLLVDGRRVRLPRSAVELVRAHPPLEERARLLRGQSVQQVGPQGLLYVQQRELAVTSPKDGSVSILGSDDATTCHIVVLRHTGNGATCLTHCDGSDTKAEVPLIMSSIKSFSEPAECGRLEVHLVGGFSDDRQLSQKLTHQLLSEFDKQDDDIHLVTLCVTELNDREENENHFPIIYGIAVNIKTAEIYRASFQDRGPEEQLRAARALAGGPMISIYDAKTEQLRIGPCSWTPFPHVDFWLQQDDKQILESLSTSPLAEPPHFVEHIRSTLMFLKKFPSPENILFPGNKALLYKKNKDGLWEKISPGS, encoded by the exons ATGCCACTGCTGGTGGACGGCCGGCGCGTCCGTCTGCCACGGTCGGCTGTGGAGCTGGTCCGGGCGCACCCGCCTCTGGAG GAAAGAGCCAGACTTCTCAGAGGTCAGTCTGTTCAACAAGTGGGACCCCAGGGCCTTCTGTATGTTCAGCAAAGAGAGCTTGCAGTGACCTCCCCAAAGGATG GCTCCGTCTCcattctgggttctgatgatgctaccACTTGTCACATTGTAGTCCTGAGACATACAG GAAATGGGGCAACCTGCCTGACACATTGTGATGGATCTGACACCAAAGCTGAAGTCCCCTTGATAATGAGCTCCATAAAATCCTTCTCTGAACCTGCTGAGTGTGGAAG GCTGGAAGTACATCTTGTGGGAGGCTTCAGTGATGACAGGCAGCTGTCACAGAAACTTACTCATCAGCTTCTTA GTGAATTTGACAAACAGGATGATGACATTCACTTAGTGACATTATGTGTAACAG AGTTAAATGAccgggaagaaaatgaaaatcacttTCCAATTATTTATGGCATCG CTGTCAACATTAAAACTGCAGAGATTTACAGAGCTTCCTTTCAAGATCGTGGCCCAGAGGAGCAACTGCGTGCTGCAAGAGCTTTAGCAGGAGGCCCA ATGATTAGCATTTATGATGCAAAGACAGAACAACTTCGAATAGGCCCGTGTTCCTGGACGCCATTCCCACATGTGGATTTCTGGTTGCAGCAAGATGACAAGCAAATCCTAGAG AGCCTTTCCACGTCTCCTCTGGCTGAGCCCCCCCACTTTGTTGAACATATTAGATCTAccttgatgtttttaaaaaaattcccatCTCCAGAGAATATACTCTTTCCTGGAAATAAAGCTCTCCtctacaaaaaaaataaagatggcttGTGGGAAAAGATCTCTCCAGGGAGCTGA